A part of Candida albicans SC5314 chromosome 2, complete sequence genomic DNA contains:
- the SIT1 gene encoding siderophore transporter (Transporter of ferrichrome siderophores, not ferrioxamine B; required for human epithelial cell invasion in vitro, not for mouse systemic infection; regulated by iron, Sfu1, Rfg1, Tup1, Hap43; rat catheter and Spider biofilm induced), which translates to MTSYQSSNNHSSEEDKHLSGDEKTFSPSDIVEKAIVEEKSIGVEKAEILANQWKHTFWFKLLLGFSAFLCGYAYGLDSQTRYVYTAYATASWSEHSLLTTVNAITGVVAAASQPVYARLSDVLGRLELFIVAVLFYVVGTIIECQSPTINAYVAGAVLFQIGYSGIIIMLLFILSDFSSLRWRLFFTLCPSFPFIINTWISGNVTAAVGTRWKWGIGMWAFILPLSCIPLVCCMIHMRWLAGKTEEWRVFKQRKTKFQELGVAGFSKYLFWRLDVIGLLLLTVSLGCLLVPLTLAGGIKETWKKAHIIVPIVIGGVLIPVFLLWEGYGARDPIIPLHLMKDRGIWSVVSISLFFDFVFAVESNFLYTVLMVAVNESQSSATRIASLSSFVSVVTGFIFGLFVVYFRRLKGFVVFGCAMWMVAFGIMYHFRSQLHAHAGIIGGMCLMGFGTGFFSYPINVSAQSCVSHEHMAVISSALYTTYRIGYAVGSSVAGAIWSQMLYSRLVKYLGDSTLATSVYTDPYTFIAQYVWGTPEREAAVKAYGEVQRVLMSVCIAFVAPMIVSALFMRDHKLTNEQSLEDVEKQEEKDSLANFFGNFKKKRVAV; encoded by the coding sequence ATGACATCTTACCAGTCTTCCAATAATCATTCTtcagaagaagataaaCACTTGTCCGGAGATGAAAAGACGTTTTCGCCATCCGATATAGTTGAAAAGGCTATAGTAGAGGAAAAATCCATTGGGGTTGAAAAAGCAGAAATCTTAGCTAATCAATGGAAACATACATTTTGGTTCAAATTGCTTTTAGGGTTTTCTGCATTTCTTTGTGGTTATGCTTACGGTCTCGATAGTCAAACTCGATATGTTTACACTGCTTATGCAACTGCCAGTTGGTCAGAACACAGTTTATTAACAACCGTTAACGCTATTACTGGGGTGGTGGCAGCTGCCAGTCAACCCGTCTATGCCAGATTGTCGGATGTCCTTGGTCGTTTGGAGTTGTTTATTGTTGCAGTGTTGTTTTACGTGGTTGGTACTATTATTGAATGCCAGCTGCCAACCATTAATGCTTATGTTGCTGGTGCTGTGTTGTTCCAAATTGGATACAGTGGTATCATTATTATGTTGTTATTCATTTTGTCTGATTTCTCAAGTTTGAGATGGAGATTGTTTTTTACGTTATGTCCATCATTCCCGttcattatcaacactTGGATTTCCGGTAATGTTACTGCTGCCGTTGGTACTAGATGGAAATGGGGTATCGGGATGTGGGCTTTTATACTCCCATTGTCATGTATTCCTCTTGTGTGCTGTATGATTCATATGCGTTGGCTAGCTGGTAAGACAGAAGAATGGAGAGTTTTCAAGCAACGTAAAACAAAGTTCCAAGAATTGGGTGTAGCAGGATTCTCCAAGTACTTGTTTTGGAGATTGGATGTTATtggattgttgttgttaacTGTATCATTGGGTTGTTTATTGGTCCCATTGACACTTGCTGGTGGTATCAAAGAAACTTGGAAAAAAGCTCATATCATTGTGCCAATAGTCATTGGAGGTGTCTTGATTCCTGTTTTCCTTTTATGGGAAGGTTACGGAGCTCGAGACCCAATTATACCACTTCACTTAATGAAGGATAGAGGTATTTGGTCCGTCGTTTCAATTTCCTTGTTTTTCGACTTTGTTTTCGCAGTCGAATCTAACTTCTTATACACTGTGTTAATGGTGGCTGTCAACGAATCACAATCCTCTGCTACTAGAATTGCAAGTCTTTCATCATTTGTATCTGTTGTCACgggttttatttttgggTTGTTCGTTGTTTATTTCAGACGTTTGAAAGGATTTGTTGTATTTGGATGTGCTATGTGGATGGTTGCATTTGGTATTATGTATCATTTTAGATCTCAATTACATGCACATGCAGGGATCATTGGTGGTATGTGTTTGATGGGATTCGGTACCGGGTTCTTCTCATACCCAATTAATGTCAGTGCCCAAAGTTGTGTTAGTCACGAGCATATGGCTGTGATTTCATCGGCATTGTATACCACCTATAGAATTGGATACGCTGTTGGTTCGTCAGTAGCAGGTGCAATTTGGTCCCAGATGTTGTATTCAAGATTAGTCAAATACCTTGGCGATTCTACTTTGGCCACAAGCGTTTATACCGATCCATACACATTTATTGCACAATATGTTTGGGGCACTCCAGAAAGAGAAGCTGCAGTCAAAGCTTATGGTGAAGTACAAAGAGTATTAATGAGTGTTTGTATTGCATTTGTTGCTCCTATGATAGTATCTGCACTTTTCATGAGAGACCACAAATTAACCAATGAACAAAGCTTGGAAGATGTAGAAAAGCAAGAAGAGAAGGACTCGTTGGCCAATTTCTTCGGCAAtttcaagaagaaaagagtAGCTGTTTAG
- a CDS encoding uncharacterized protein (Ortholog of Spathaspora passalidarum NRRL Y-27907 : spas_CGOB_00067 and Candida albicans WO-1 : CAWG_05895) has translation MVRVVDILVVEPAEAENTMDVVGTALREAVVRYYIVAVEEHSDMVVGNLLVVVHENDQVLVDSILVEVVYYIVDIAVVVVLVVAVVLVGSVVRVVVVAAVVEEEAVYMIPYIAVVLVDDTFYSDYYDGSDGWVESHDVAVAGRIAEVWVEEANRPCLYKKKIGIGHSTKWINKRVC, from the coding sequence ATGGTGCGTGTTGTTGATatacttgttgttgagcCGGCGGAGGCAGAGAATACGATGGACGTTGTTGGTACTGCATTGAGGGAGGCGGTGGTGCGCTACTATATTGTTGCTGTGGAGGAACATTCAGATATGGTTGTTGGTAACCTCCTTGTGGTGGTACACGAGAATGACCAGGTGCTTGTTGATAGTATTCTTGTTGAGGTGGTGtattatattgttgatattgctGTTGTGGTGGTACTTGTTGTTGCGGTGGTACTTGTTGGTAGTGTGGTGAgggttgttgtggttgctgctgttgttgaggAGGAGGCGGTCTATATGATACCTTATATTGCTGTTGTGCTTGTTGATGATACTTTCTATTCAGATTATTATGATGGGAGTGATGGCTGGGTTGAGAGCCATGATGTTGCAGTTGCAGGTAGGATTGCTGAGGTGTGGGTTGAGGAGGCAAATCGTCCATgtttatataaaaaaaaaattggaatagGTCACTCGACTAAATGGATAAACAAAAGGGTCTGTTGA
- the RPS10 gene encoding 40S ribosomal protein eS10 (Ribosomal protein S10; downregulated in the presence of human whole blood or PMNs; Spider biofilm repressed) → MLIPKEDRKKIHQYLFQEGVVVAKKDFNQPKHDEIDTRNLFVIKALQSLTSKGYVKTQFSWQYYYYTLTDEGVEFLRTELNIPEGILPLTRLKNAPAERPRPSRGGPRRGGYRGRARD, encoded by the exons ATGTTAATTCCAAAAGAAGACAGAAAGAAGATCCACCAATACCTCTTCCAAG AGGGTGTCGTTGTTGCTAAGAAAGACTTCAACCAACCAAAGCACgatgaaattgatactAGAAACTTGTTCGTCATCAAAGCTTTACAATCTTTGACTTCTAAAGGTTACGTCAAGACTCAATTCTCATGGcaatactactactacaccTTGACTGATGAAGGTGTTGAATTCTTGAGAACCGAATTGAACATTCCAGAAGGTATCTTGCCATTGACCAGATTGAAGAATGCTCCAGCTGAAAGACCAAGACCATCAAGAGGCGGTCCAAGAAGAGGTGGTTACAGAGGTAGAGCTAGAGACTAA
- the BLM3 gene encoding Blm3p (Putative proteasome activator; binds core proteasome and stimulates proteasome-mediated protein degradation by inducing gate opening; ortholog of S. cerevisiae Blm10; transcript regulated by Nrg1 and Mig1) produces the protein MSPIEKKTKVDKSPKANVSAPVPLKHVPHPVPKVASSDHLKQQIFEQDGPLRSLTPNTMGQVQRHMVRRPSFGTIVTTREQHYNLDYPEDPDELTKLQLDPTSRFYARSKPRTLDLPSLLPYKIESPKDQAKFLSHIVSHLYIAIKTLDIQGSLSVSAKDLAALKDAISDVDLALETNLFEMNNDPTCDESNDEAVSDEFEISDDEEEEEEEEEEGEDEEDEGDRDATTQHKKSPKSAAVVGVKTWSHELMVWLKMKYDMPVTLRVNLARVYYAICLCRGQHVNLKTYIRIFELLTKDQLLLYSHGLRLPWEDLCRELELHFAPIDAGLTIFEKKDHKQLIKLASRANYFFARDCLPKIYEKMGSYFAVNSSALVMSSLSLFPTVFTPNGVEDENDIRHYIQSFFYMWEKLNKTNGFDVQISSRLGIIAMSTLSMINDDIETRKFLKLGEFGIFTADQMQYMMNTLINSLSIMMDKYSSMKIKYFHGFASTIVFSMIGDSALVKGGILNYLRTLVNAIESYIHPSNTGDWTKPISKMVLALIYQFHKRYNSETETRGFYNNIPEEFKLSRNVVKEFVSILLPIVKIGIQSKKEKVGSDYISALQLLAFLEPEYVLENTLLDMYESIEGVISTHRVSTALSTIETLSRFIVSTPVYRVHATRILSLALPGIDSNDLEKTMQSLEVFTSMANYAPFYDLTKGEGDSMLALEFTQGHIDYLKRKIYDGNIESFQVDTDLEVQALKSSTSAFKDLIKSFTQRLTLLLENLPDPEISMGLESALAVSLPKFLYIMFESISDDLFKYFRDDFFEFVFNNTYHTIATTVSEICGGIIKRDPKSFKKNARILIEKIKDEIHENEAGGYKGGVDIVPRDQALFWYITILNEMVGNAGNQIIDMSSEIYELSYFLMEKVKSPLVFPAAYLVNQVLQTVTKIKVNECRLISPAYEKEHGIDEKCWGGFWNQSIRFSKENTTFDWFIPSERDVTFAVDFFNAHVSKSLENVMRLMHQYEKEKNSGLKSSSGVVDDIRSMLSFLAYLLSGVSFLLDPSFEENIPKINHDSESIQQRLLLLKQIRELARVSNQKEDSIDEATPEYMEKIINDLTNEDLDILSEFDQGDNELRDNKKQEEESRGREKDDESIPSKPASPTQNPLARFEVKSFPLSRSESVAPAYDESGRATPQINGVHMSSMNPAITFREKSLYTSNYFFGTGSENRRFADLYSKVHKTRELVGKSLHVLFKFLMENFPDNTKIFKDFLFVISIWFSDMGRERALDPSHSKINYGYVSYLQTINRVRKPFTRIAIGARLELYHSFRVALHATSRTETSLDKLLLEDVVRLSVSTYSSISANAQSILVDAMKRLNGSYSLIIKSAFKHLSKALEINDHQKIESGLSIFAIKKIRTRLQTDFYNIYRYLDLLHRCLNVDNQNVYSSAYVLYTSVRKGITPPSSVCILNESAIDCIRPPDQFIDLEIKAVKLAKENKRKIYFEKLEKLQEKILADESNNGHWKITVSNLELLSNLQSYLEIPTRLDILLLFHKEAAVDHPLISRQALQGISRVVNKLCTLTKYDYDIRSMYDLNFVAPHLTTVDTRPDHGVSYKAKWQEELQNTEYPNYYIDYKPSVGWLFWKNSLLAVDSTPFYKLNLNSSDLETIKTFSEFINKDWVSRIVKLWVTDAEVNSSFQVMDVFVIASLVVLVSNAYTKHFTFHDLLSIIDEIYVPDEKSAHIITGQLIIGILFGSKAMSPEFWEERDEYVSKYLKRILNEDLSPDNQGIWHVFAAFLPGHVDVRRFPKVIDVILNFQLDPNSDSAFKDSTRIAYMRGAIGSISWRLGNSDKFLEFCMQNINNRYAAVRSQIGNLMAVLSFNYYVESISDSKTFIENCNKKEGLMLYDGRDKCKIVTIIPELFAQIENWRKECQHLTPQEILKTNYIYTATTVLIWIRQELNTNLSIMFEFYVCSHIVPFLLELIYLREVCQLGNIDPITVLKKVSQIPYTTDYLENVISMLEHYAEKELNLVQTLVMGEFTETVYFKNLFKLTRTQRERVFNLSNKLLNHKHAEIRVSAAETLSGLIHISPVEEVEGLVEKYSDLYSKQLDKVRKKYRKTGYKNMENDDIIKLHGATLGLAALVHAFAFSSPPPKWVPKILTTLANKSTGIPGIVGKTAKESLGKFKKNRQDSWHIDSKVFTEEQIQDLEGVLWKSYFI, from the coding sequence ATGCTGCCTATCGAGAAAAAGACGAAGGTGGATAAATCGCCTAAAGCGAATGTTTCTGCTCCTGTTCCCCTAAAGCATGTGCCACATCCAGTTCCCAAGGTAGCTTCTCTGGACCACcttaaacaacaaatttttgaacAGGATGGACCATTGAGGTCTTTGACTCCCAATACAATGGGCCAGGTGCAAAGACATATGGTAAGAAGACCATCATTTGGAACAATTGTTACCACCAGGGAACAGCATTACAATTTGGACTATCCAGAAGATCCCGACGAATTGACCAAATTACAACTTGATCCCACATCAAGATTTTATGCACGATCCAAACCAAGAACTTTAGATTTACCCAGTTTGTTGCCATATAAGATTGAAAGTCCAAAAGACCAAGCTAAGTTTTTAAGTCACATTGTGTCTCATCTTTATATTGCAATCAAAACATTAGATATTCAAGGCTCACTCAGTGTTAGTGCTAAAGATTTGGCTGCTTTAAAAGACGCTATTTCCGATGTTGATTTGGCTTTGGAAACAAACTTATTTGAGATGAACAACGACCCAACTTGTGATGAAAGCAATGATGAAGCTGTTTCcgatgaatttgaaatttctgatgatgaagaggaggaggaagaggaagaagaggaaggtgaagatgaagaagatgaaggCGACAGAGATGCTACTACTCAACATAAGAAATCACCAAAGTCTGCAGCCGTTGTTGGTGTAAAAACTTGGTCGCATGAATTAATGGTCTGGCTCAAAATGAAATACGACATGCCCGTTACATTGAGAGTGAACTTGGCTAGAGTATATTATGCGATTTGTCTTTGTCGTGGTCAACATGTGAATTTGAAGACTTACATTAGAATTTTTGAGCTATTAACAAAGgatcaattattgttgtaCAGTCATGGTTTGAGATTGCCATGGGAGGATTTATGCCGAGAATTAGAACTACATTTTGCTCCTATTGATGCAGGATTAACcatatttgaaaagaaagaccacaaacaattgattaaactTGCCAGCAGAGCCAATTATTTCTTTGCAAGAGATTGCTTACCAAAAATTTACGAAAAAATGGGTTCATACTTTGCCGTCAACAGCTCTGCTTTGGTGATGTCATCTTTGTCACTTTTCCCTACAGTTTTTACACCTAATGGTGTTGAAGATGAGAATGATATTCGTCATTACATCCAGTCGTTTTTCTACATGTGGGAAAAACTAAACAAAACCAACGGATTTGATGTACAAATAAGCTCTAGATTAGGTATTATAGCCATGTCTACTTTGTCAAtgattaatgatgatatcGAAACTAGAAAGTTTTTGAAGTTAGGGGAGTTTGGGATTTTCACTGCAGATCAGATGCAGTACATGATGAATACATTAATTAATAGTTTGAGTATTATGATGGACAAATATTCTTCCATGAAGATAAAGTATTTTCATGGATTTGCCTCAACAATTGTTTTCTCAATGATTGGAGACTCAGCTTTAGTGAAGGGAGGAATTTTAAACTACTTGCGTACACTAGTTAATGCTATTGAAAGTTACATTCATCCGTCCAATACTGGAGATTGGACAAAGCctatttcaaaaatggtTTTGGCATTGatatatcaatttcataaaAGATACAACTCAGAAACGGAAACTCGTGGCTTCTATAATAATATCCCAGAAGAATTCAAGCTCTCAAGAAATGTTGTCAAGGAGTTTGTATCTATATTATTGCCAATTGTCAAAATAGGTATTCAATctaagaaagaaaaagtcGGAAGTGATTACATTTCTGCTTTACAACTTTTAGCCTTTTTAGAGCCTGAATATGTTCTTGAGAACACGCTTTTAGACATGTATGAATCTATCGAGGGGGTAATATCTACTCACAGAGTATCTACGGCCCTTAGCACTATTGAAACCTTGTCGAGATTTATTGTATCTACGCCGGTTTATAGAGTTCATGCTACCAGAATATTACTGTTGGCCTTACCAGGAATTGACTCAAATGATTTAGAGAAAACAATGCAGAGTTTAGAGGTGTTTACATCTATGGCCAACTATGCACCTTTTTATGACTTGACAAAAGGGGAAGGAGATTCTATGTTGGCATTGGAATTTACTCAAGGGcatattgattatttaaagAGAAAGATTTACGATGGTAATATTGAGAGTTTCCAAGTCGATACCGATTTAGAAGTCCAAGCATTAAAATCTTCAACAAGTGCCTTTAAGGATTTGATCAAAAGCTTTACTCAGCGATTAACCTTGCTTTTAGAGAACTTACCAGATCCAGAAATAAGCATGGGCTTGGAGAGCGCCCTTGCAGTTTCATtaccaaaatttttatacATCATgtttgaatcaatttcagATGACTTATTCAAGTACTTCCGCGATGACTTTTTCGAGTTTGTGTTCAATAATACATACCATACAATAGCTACCACGGTATCAGAAATTTGTGGTGGTATAATCAAACGTGACCCAAAGTCTTTTAAGAAGAACGCTCGTATTctcattgaaaaaattaaggACGAAATCCATGAAAACGAAGCAGGAGGGTACAAAGGTGGTGTTGATATCGTTCCACGTGATCAAGCACTTTTCTGGTATATAACTATCTTGAACGAGATGGTTGGAAATGCTGGCAACCAGATTATAGACATGTCGTCTGAGATCTATGAGTTGTCGTACTTTTTAATGGAAAAAGTCAAGAGTCCATTGGTTTTCCCTGCTGCTTATCTTGTAAATCAAGTTTTACAGACAGTCACAAAAATCAAAGTGAATGAATGCAGGTTGATTTCCCCAGCCTATGAGAAAGAGCACGGCATTGACGAGAAATGCTGGGGAGGATTTTGGAACCAAAGCATTAgattttcaaaagaaaacacCACATTTGATTGGTTCATTCCTTCAGAACGAGACGTCACGTTTGctgttgattttttcaatgctCATGTTTCCAAAAGTTTAGAGAACGTGATGAGATTGATGCATCAATATGAGAAGGAAAAGAATTCGGGTTTAAAGTCTTCCTCAGGTGTTGTGGATGATATCAGACTGATGTTACTGTTCTTGGCCTATTTATTGAGCGgtgtttcatttttattggaTCCGTCTTTTGAGGAaaatattccaaaaatAAACCATGACAGTGAATCTATCCAGCAAAGATTATTGCTTTTGAAGCAAATTAGAGAATTGGCTAGAGTGTCAaaccaaaaagaagattCTATTGACGAGGCAACTCCAGAATATAtggaaaaaattataaatgaCTTGACCAATGAGGATCTCGACATCCTTTCTGAATTTGATCAAggtgataatgaattaagagacaacaaaaaacaGGAGGAAGAGAGTAGAGGTCGAGAAAAAGATGACGAAAGTATCCCTTCTAAACCTGCTTCGCCAACTCAAAACCCCTTGGCTAGATTTGAAGTCAAGTCATTTCCATTAAGTAGATCCGAATCAGTTGCTCCAGCTTATGACGAGTCTGGCAGAGCAACACCACAAATCAACGGTGTGCATATGTCAAGTATGAATCCTGCTATAACTTTCAGAGAGAAGAGTCTATACACATCaaactatttttttggtactGGTCTGGAGAATAGAAGATTTGCTGATTTATATTCAAAAGTTCACAAAACTAGAGAATTGGTCGGGAAGAGTTTACACGTCTTATTCAAGTTCTTGATGGAAAACTTCCCTGATAACaccaaaattttcaaagactttttgtttgttattAGTATTTGGTTTTCAGATATGGGGCGTGAAAGAGCACTTGATCCAAGtcattcaaaaataaattatggATATGTTAGCTATCTTCAAACTATCAATAGAGTCAGAAAGCCATTCACCAGAATTGCGATTGGGGCTAGGTTGGAATTGTACCATCTGTTTAGAGTTGCATTGCATGCAACTTCACGTACTGAAACAAGTTTAGATAAACTTTTGTTGGAAGATGTTGTAAGACTTTCTGTATCTACCTATTCTAGCATATCTGCTAATGCTCAAAGTATATTAGTTGACGCAATGAAAAGATTAAATGGTTCTTACAGTcttattatcaaatcagCATTTAAACATTTGTCCAAGGCATTAGAAATAAACGACCACCAGAAAATAGAGAGTGGACTCAGCATCTTTGcaatcaagaaaattaGAACCAGATTGCAAACTGATTTCTACAATATTTACAGGTATTTGGATTTATTGCACCGTTGCTTAAATGTTGATAACCAAAACGTTTACAGTTCTGCGTACGTCTTGTACACTAGTGTACGCAAAGGAATAACGCCGCCAAGCAGTGTTTGTATACTTAACGAGAGTGCAATTGATTGTATTAGACCACCTGaccaatttattgatttggaGATAAAAGCGGTAAAATTGGCCAAGGAAAACAAGAGAaagatttattttgaaaaacttgaaaaattacaagAGAAAATATTGGCAGACGAAAGTAACAATGGACACTGGAAGATTACTGTCCTGAATTTGGAGTTATTACTGAATTTGCAGTCGTACTTGGAAATACCGACGAGATTGGacattcttcttttgtttcaCAAAGAGGCAGCAGTGGACCATCCTTTGATTTCAAGGCAAGCTTTACAAGGAATCAGTAGAGTTGTCAACAAACTTTGTACCTTGACTAAATATGACTATGATATCAGGCTGATGTAcgatttgaattttgttGCTCCACATTTAACAACTGTGGACACTAGACCTGACCACGGAGTTTCCTATAAGGCAAAGTGGCAAGAAGAATTGCAAAATACAGAATACCCAAACTATTATATCGATTACAAGCCAAGTGTGGGTTGGTTATTCTGGAAGAACTCGCTTTTGGCAGTGGACTCTACCCCTTTTTACAAACTAAATTTAAACTCATCTGATTTAGAGACCATAAAGACATTCTCggaatttattaacaaaGACTGGGTTTCAAGGATAGTAAAATTATGGGTGACTGATGCAGAAGTTAACTCATCATTCCAAGTGATGGATGTATTTGTGATTGCGTCATTGGTGGTTTTAGTTTCTAATGCTTACACCAAGCATTTTACTTTCCATGATTTACTAAGTAtcattgatgaaatttatGTCCCAGATGAAAAGAGTGCCCACATAATCACTGGTCAATTGATCATTGGTATTTTATTTGGGTCCAAGGCAATGTCACCAGAATTTTGGGAAGAAAGAGATGAATATGTGAGCAAATACttgaaaagaattttaAATGAAGATTTGTCTCCTGATAATCAAGGTATCTGGCATGTTTTCGCTGCTTTTCTTCCAGGACATGTTGATGTTAGAAGATTCCCTAAAGTGATAGATGTGATTCTCAATTTCCAATTGGATCCTAATTCGGACTCTGCTTTCAAGGATTCTACAAGAATTGCGTATATGAGAGGAGCCATAGGTTCAATTTCGTGGCGTCTTGGGAATTCAGATAAATTTTTAGAATTCTGTATGCaaaacatcaacaatagGTATGCTGCAGTGAGGTCACAAATTGGTAACTTGATGGCGGTATTGtcattcaattattatgtCGAATCAATATCCGATAGCAAGACATTTATTGAGAACTGTAACAAGAAGGAGGGCTTGATGTTGTATGATGGACGTGACAAATGTAAGATTGTTACCATAATACCTGAATTATTTGCTCAAATTGAGAATTGGAGAAAAGAATGTCAACACTTGACTCCACAGGAAATACTCAAGACAAATTATATATACACAGCCACAACAGTCTTGATATGGATAAGGCAAGAGTTGAATACAAATTTGTCTATAATGTTTGAGTTCTATGTGTGCCTGCACATTGTTCCATTTTTACTTGAATTAATATATTTGAGAGAAGTGTGCCAATTGGGGAACATTGACCCTATTacagttttgaaaaaagtcTCACAAATCCCTTATACCACCGATTACTTAGAGAACGTGATCAGTATGTTAGAACATTACgctgaaaaagaattgaactTGGTGCAAACGTTGGTGATGGGAGAATTCACAGAAACTGTGTATTTCAAGAACTTGTTCAAATTAACTAGAACCCAGAGAGAAcgtgttttcaatttatccaaTAAGTTACTCAATCACAAGCATGCAGAAATAAGAGTGTCGGCTGCTGAAACATTATCTGGCTTGATTCATATATCACCAGtagaagaagttgaaggGTTGGTTGAAAAGTATAGTGATCTTTATTCCAAACAATTGGATAAGGTGAGAAAGAAGTACCGGAAAACTGGTTATAAGAATATGgaaaatgatgatataataaaattacaTGGTGCCACTTTAGGTCTAGCAGCATTAGTACATGCATTTGCTTTTTCTTCCCCACCACCGAAGTGGGTTCCTAAGATATTAACTACATTGGCAAACAAGTCAACTGGTATACCTGGAATTGTTGGTAAGACTGCAAAAGAGTCTTTGggaaaattcaaaaagaatagaCAAGACAGTTGGCACATTGACAGCAAAGTATTTACAGAAGAACAAATTCAAGATCTTGAAGGTGTTCTTTGGAAGAGTTATTTTATATAG
- a CDS encoding uncharacterized protein (Ortholog(s) have calcium ion binding, zinc ion binding activity, role in axial cellular bud site selection, bipolar cellular bud site selection, regulation of COPII vesicle coating and cellular bud neck, cytosol, nucleus localization): protein MDDLPPQPTPQQSYSQSQHHGSQPSHHSHHNNSNRKYHQQAQQQYKVSYRPPPPQQQQQPQQPSPHYQQVPPQQQVPPQQQYQQYNTPPQQEYYQQAPGHSRVPPQGGYQQPYSNVPPQQQYSSAPPPPSMQYQQRPSYSSPPPAQQQVYQQHAPSQSSQAAQYQPQTSNNGHYSKHNISRDSLETTKTTATTSSKQKLESELRSVFEKVDTNGSGRISAKELSHALLNFDRSRFQDSTIKLMINLFCGPDSATKSLNFEQFVSLWKYLSAYKKLFIQADTNKSGDISFGEFQKILEQIGYKLDIDLVLNLFQKYALLESGGVGKLRFDNFIELLVYLRKLTDVFKKYDKDLSGTATIGFSDFLFEVTNLT from the coding sequence ATGGACGATTTGCCTCCTCAACCCACACCTCAGCAATCCTACCTGCAACTGCAACATCATGGCTCTCAACCCAGCCATCACTCCCATCATAATAATCTGAATAGAAAGTATCATCAACAAGCACAACAGCAATATAAGGTATCATATAGACCGCCTCCTcctcaacaacagcagcaaccacaacaacccTCACCACACTACCAACAAGTACCACCGCAACAACAAGTACCACCACAACagcaatatcaacaatataataCACCACCTCAACAAGAATACTATCAACAAGCACCTGGTCATTCTCGTGTACCACCACAAGGAGGTTACCAACAACCATATCTGAATGTTCCTCCACAGCAACAATATAGTAGCGCACCACCGCCTCCCTCAATGCAGTACCAACAACGTCCATCGTATTCTCTGCCTCCGCCGgctcaacaacaagtatATCAACAACACGCACCATCACAATCAAGTCAGGCTGCGCAATATCAACCACAAACTTCAAATAATGGACATTATTCAAAGCATAACATTTCCAGAGACTCGTTGGAAACCACCAAGACCACTGCAACCACTTCCTCAAAGCAAAAATTAGAGAGCGAATTGAGATCAGTTTTCGAAAAAGTTGATACTAATGGATCTGGCAGAATCTCAGCTAAGGAATTGTCGCATGctttattaaattttgatcGTTCCAGATTTCAAGACTCTACTATAAAGCTCATGATCAATCTTTTCTGTGGTCCTGACTCGGCCACAAAATCATTGAACtttgaacaatttgtttCCTTGTGGAAGTATCTTTCTGCTTACAAGAAGTTATTTATTCAAGCTGACACTAATAAATCTGGAGATATTTCCTTTGGGGAGTTTCAAAAGATATTGGAACAAATTGGTTATAAATTGGATATTGACTTGgtattgaatttatttcaaaagtATGCTTTATTAGAAAGTGGAGGAGTTGGAAAATTGagatttgataattttattgaaCTATTAGTATATTTGAGAAAATTAACAGATGTGTTCAAAAAATATGATAAGGATTTGTCTGGTACTGCCACAATAGGCTTTTCggattttttgtttgagGTTACTAATTTAACATAG